In Mixophyes fleayi isolate aMixFle1 chromosome 4, aMixFle1.hap1, whole genome shotgun sequence, the following proteins share a genomic window:
- the ARSI gene encoding arylsulfatase I: MAVQTLTGFSLVSLVSFGYMSWDWMKPTVLGDSPGDGPAKFQIPPPRPPHIIFILTDDQGFHDIGYHGSDIQTPTLDRLAAEGVKLENYYVQPICTPSRSQLITGRYQIHTGLQHSIIRPRQPNCLPLHQVTLPQKLQEAGYATHMVGKWHLGFYKKECLPTRRGFDTFLGSLTGNVDYYTYDNCDGPGVCGFDLHEGENVAWDLAGKYSTIMYSQRVSHILASHNPQQPVFIYIAFQAVHTPLQSPREYIYQYRNMGNVARRKYAAMVTCMDAAVKNITRALKKYGYYDNSVIIFSSDNGGQTFSGGSNWPLRGRKGTYWEGGVRSLGFVHSPLIKKKRRTSRTLMHITDWYPTLVTLAGGNISDTEGLDGHDMWPAISEGKESPRTEILHNIDPLYNLARSGSIEEGQGVWNTAVQASIRVKDFKLLTGDPGYSDWIPPQTLTNFPGTWWNLERHTDGARKSVWLFNITADPYERHDLSAQKPEVVKELLARLAYYNRSAIPVRYPNEDPRGNPELNGGAWGPWASEEDDEEEENWIRGGHLKNTNKKKKCKICKLRSFFRKLNTRLMSNRI; this comes from the exons ATGGCTGTTCAAACTCTAACAGGATTTTCTCTGGTCAGTTTGGTAAGCTTTGGTTATATGTCCTGGGACTGGATGAAGCCTACTGTCCTCGGGGACAGTCCTGGTGATGGACCAGCTAAGTTTCAGATACCGCCTCCTAGACCTCCGCACATTATCTTCATCCTGACTGATGACCAAGGCTTCCATGACATAGGGTACCATGGCTCGGACATACAAACGCCCACTCTTGATCGTCTGGCTGCTGAGGGGGTCAAGCTGGAGAACTATTATGTTCAGCCCATCTGTACTCCTTCACGTAGTCAGCTAATCACTGGCAG gtATCAAATCCATACTGGGTTGCAACACTCCATTATACGTCCACGTCAACCCAACTGCTTACCCCTTCATCAGGTCACACTGCCCCAGAAACTGCAGGAAGCCGGCTATGCGACCCATATGGTGGGAAAGTGGCACTTGGGCTTCTATAAGAAAGAATGCCTCCCGACGAGACGTGGCTTTGATACCTTCCTTGGCTCTTTGACTGGCAATGTGGACTATTACACCTACGACAACTGTGATGGGCCAGGAGTGTGTGGCTTTGATTTGCATGAGGGGGAGAACGTGGCCTGGGATCTTGCTGGCAAGTACTCCACAATTATGTATTCCCAACGTGTAAGTCACATCTTGGCTTCCCATAACCCTCAACAACCTGTATTTATATACATAGCTTTCCAGGCTGTGCATACGCCTCTACAGTCCCCTCGAGAGTACATATACCAATATAGGAATATGGGCAATGTAGCAAGGCGCAAGTACGCTGCTATGGTAACCTGTATGGACGCAGCTGTGAAAAACATCACCCGGGCCTTGAAAAAGTATGGTTACTATGACAACAGCGTCATCATATTCTCATCAGACAATGGGGGTCAGACATTCTCTGGTGGAAGCAATTGGCCTTTAAGGGGGCGCAAGGGGACATACTGGGAGGGAGGTGTAAGGAGCTTGGGTTTTGTCCATAGCCCATTGATCAAAAAGAAAAGAAGGACTAGTCGGACCTTAATGCATATTACAGACTGGTATCCCACATTGGTGACGTTGGCTGGTGGAAACATTTCGGACACCGAAGGACTGGATGGCCATGACATGTGGCCAGCCATCAGCGAAGGGAAGGAATCACCACGGACTGAAATTCTGCATAACATTGATCCTTTATATAACCTTGCCAGGTCAGGGTCCATAGAAGAAGGTCAGGGAGTATGGAATACCGCTGTCCAGGCCTCCATCAGAGTCAAAGATTTTAAGTTGCTAACTGGGGATCCTGGATACAGTGACTGGATTCCACCCCAGACGCTAACCAACTTTCCCGGGACCTGGTGGAACTTAGAACGTCACACAGACGGAGCCCGTAAGTCCGTATGGCTCTTCAATATCACAGCAGACCCTTATGAGCGTCATGATTTGTCTGCACAGAAGCCCGAAGTGGTTAAAGAGCTACTGGCACGCTTGGCGTACTATAATCGTAGTGCTATCCCAGTGCGTTATCCTAACGAGGATCCTAGAGGTAATCCGGAACTCAACGGGGGTGCATGGGGACCATGGGCCAGTGAGGAAGATGACGAGGAAGAAGAAAATTGGATACGAGGTGGACATTTAAAGAacacaaacaagaaaaagaaatgcaagatttgtaaGCTGAGATCTTTCTTCAGGAAGCTGAACACGCGCCTGATGTCTAATCGCATCTAA